The Syntrophorhabdales bacterium genome segment CCAATGACCCAACTCACCCGACGTCAGATGCTCATCGGCACTGCTGCAGCAGCGTGTGCTTCGGTTATGTCATTCGCCACACCAGGACCATCAGGCGCTTCCGCTCCGGCCACAGGCAAGCAGGCGCCCGGTATCTACCGCTACAAGGTCGGCAGCATCGAGGTGACCGTGGTCACCGACGGCGTCAACCGGATGCCCATCCCCGACGGTTTTGTCTTGAATGCCAGCAGGGACGAGATCAATGCCGCGCTTATTTCTGCGTTTTTGGAAAAGGATCTATTCGTCGGTCCGTATAATCCGGTTGTGGTCAACACAGGCGCAAAGCTTGCAATCATCGACACCGGGAATGGGGAGGCTGCCTACGCGACCAGTAAAGGCGCCAATGGCCAATTGCTGATGAACCTTGCCGCGGCGGGCATTGATGCCAAGGCGATCGATGCTGTGATCATTTCACACTATCACACAGATCACCTCAATGGCGTGCTTAGGGCTGACAATTCGCTGGCCTTTCCTAATGCGGAAATTCTGGTGCCTGCACCCGAACATGCATACTGGATGGATGACATAGAGATGAGTCGGGCTCCCACGCCCCGCATCCAGGGCCTGTTCAAGAACGCGCGCCGTGTAATGCAAGGTGAGGTGCTCAAGCATCTTCGGACGTATGAGTGGGGCCAGGAGGTTATCCCTGGTATCACCGCGGTGGGTACACCAGGCCATTCGCCCGGCCATACCTGTCATATCATTGCATCCGGCACGAGCAAGGTCTATGTCCAGGGAGACATCACGAATACACCCTTTCTGTTTGTGCGCAACCCCGGATGGCACGCCTTCTTCGATCACGATCCGGTAAAGGCTGAAGCTCAACGCCGTAAGGTCTACGACATGCTGGTGGCGGAGAAAATGCTGGTGCAGGCTTTTCATTACCCGTTCCCGTCGCTTGCCCATGTGGAGAAGACCGCAAGCGGCTATCGGGAAACCCCGGCGCCCTGGAATCCGATACTTTAGGGCGGACGTATGGAACCCCGGGAGGTTTTGTAAGGGAGGAGGGAGATGCGGATCCTGGTTGTGGGTGGTGCGGGTGAGATAGGCAAGTACCTGGTGAAGGATCTTTTTAAACGGGGGCATGAAGTAACTGTGCTCGACAGGGCTCCGCATCCCGAAACAACACATGAGGATGTACCTTATACGTACATCCAGGGAACAATTTCAGACGCAACCACGACCATGGAGGCTGTCCGCGGAAAGGATGTGGTCATCCACCTTGCCTGGAGCTTTGCTGATGACGCGCAAACGATTTTTGGCGAGGATATCAAAGGACACATTAACCTGCTGGAGGCTGCGTCTTCCTCTAAGGTAAAAAGCTTTATCTACACATCGACAGCCACAGTATACGGCCGTGCCGCGGTCCATCCTGTCACGGAGTCTCATCCGTGCCTCATCAATGATGCCCGCAAGCCTCTCTACGCTCTTGGGAAATACACGGCCGAAGAGCTCTGCACATTCTATTACACCAAGCACGATCTCCCTGTTACGATCTTCAGATTCTGGTGGGCATTCGGGGATAGCATAGCAGGCAGTCACCTGAGAGATCTGGTGAGAAAAGCCATCAACCATCAGGCTATTGAGATGGTTCGGGGTGCTGGGGGTGCCTTCCTCACTATGTCTG includes the following:
- a CDS encoding NAD(P)-dependent oxidoreductase, coding for MRILVVGGAGEIGKYLVKDLFKRGHEVTVLDRAPHPETTHEDVPYTYIQGTISDATTTMEAVRGKDVVIHLAWSFADDAQTIFGEDIKGHINLLEAASSSKVKSFIYTSTATVYGRAAVHPVTESHPCLINDARKPLYALGKYTAEELCTFYYTKHDLPVTIFRFWWAFGDSIAGSHLRDLVRKAINHQAIEMVRGAGGAFLTMSDLTKAMILAMEQRAAAGQVYNLGSLFLTWEEIGMTIKKLTGSDSPLKLVPSAEWQGPAFLNEVWDLDWSKAQRELGYIPGSSVEEMTSQFSQALRVYADTVEKERT
- a CDS encoding MBL fold metallo-hydrolase, whose translation is MTQLTRRQMLIGTAAAACASVMSFATPGPSGASAPATGKQAPGIYRYKVGSIEVTVVTDGVNRMPIPDGFVLNASRDEINAALISAFLEKDLFVGPYNPVVVNTGAKLAIIDTGNGEAAYATSKGANGQLLMNLAAAGIDAKAIDAVIISHYHTDHLNGVLRADNSLAFPNAEILVPAPEHAYWMDDIEMSRAPTPRIQGLFKNARRVMQGEVLKHLRTYEWGQEVIPGITAVGTPGHSPGHTCHIIASGTSKVYVQGDITNTPFLFVRNPGWHAFFDHDPVKAEAQRRKVYDMLVAEKMLVQAFHYPFPSLAHVEKTASGYRETPAPWNPIL